GCGATGGGGGATTCGCCCCGACATCGGCCCCGCAATCGGCTCACGCGGCGGACTCCACCCCGGCATCATTGCGCTGGGATGCCCAATTCGGCCGCATTTGGGTGGAAGGATTGTCTGCCGCTGAGTTGGACACACTGGCGAAATCGGAATCGGCACGCAAACGCCTTCGCGTCGCCGTTGAAGGGGCGGATTCACCGATTCTGGGTAAGTGGGAAGTCACCGCCAAAGCGCTGACGTTTGTCCCGCGGTTTCCGTTGGCGGCGGGTGTGGATTACGTGGCGAGCTATCGCTTTGCGGATGCCAAAACGCCGGAACTCTCGCAACGCATCCGCATTCCGCATCCCGATTCGCCCCGTGTAAGCGTGACGGCGATTTACCCCACCGCCGAGAAATTACCCGAAAATCTGCTGAAATTTTATCTGCACTTCTCCTCACCGGTCAAACGTGGGGAAGTTTATTCGCGTCTGAAGATTCTCGATTCGGCTGGCAAACCCATCGATTTGCCATTTCTGGAATTGGACGAGGAATTGTGGGACCGCGACGGGGTTCGACTCACGGTATTGATCGATCCGGGTCGAATTAAGCGCGGCTTGAAACCGCGAGAGGATGTTGGGCCGGTGTTCGAGGCTGGCAATGAATACACGCTGGTGCTGGATGCGAATTGGCCGGATCTCACGGATCGACCGCTGGTTGCGGGGGTTCGCAAATCGATCCGCATTGTCGAACCGGACATGCAGAAACCGAACCCGGCGTTGTGGCGGGTCTTTGCTCCGGAATCGAGCGAATCGCCGTTGGAACTTGCGTTTCCGGAATCGCTCGATCAGGCATTGGCCGAGCGGGCCATCTGGGTTGCCGACGCCAACGGCCAACGCGTGGAGGGGAGCATCACCTTGAGCCGCCAGGAAACCCGCTGGCGATTCATGCCCAAATCTCCATGGAAAGCCGGAAAATACGAAATCCGAATCGATCCGGAATTGGAAGATCTCGCCGGGAATCGCCCCGATCGACTCTTCGACGCCGACACGAGCGAAACCAAACCCGAAGAGACCACCTGGAAACGGAGTTTCCAAGTGGCCCCTGTCGGGAAATGATTCGCGACGGTGCCTGCCGAGACAATACCATTATCGATCGAGCAAGCGAACGCGGATTTCCGTCAACAGTTCTTCGGGTGGTGTCTGGGCGGGATCGTTGAAGTAAATCTCGATGCACGCCTCATCGGCCAACTCGTACTCGGTCGTCGGAACCCACCCGCCGACCAGTGCGAGGTACGATTCCTGGAGCGTATCATACGGCCCGCGATGCAGCAATTTCGCATATCGCCCGGCTGGAATGATGCCGCTTTGGACGGGTGCGCCGGGTGCGGGTTGGAACGTGCTTCCCAGACAAGCATCGAACCGCAATCGCTCGACCGGGCAAATTTCCGGATCGTCCCAGCAGATTCCCAACACGGTATCCAGCGGTTGAATGCCTTGGGAAACAGCCCACCCGAACAACTGCGGGAAGGTCGTGCCGCTCTGTTCGTAGGGGCCGATGTGCCGCATCTTCACCACAGGGATCGCCTCGAATCGTTCGATGGTGACTCCATCGGGGCGGTCGATGGGATCAAACCCGCGGCCGGACTCGTTTCGATATGCCGAAGGTGGAACGCCGAAATGATCGCGGAATGCGCGGGTGAACGCTTCGTGGGAGTTATAGCCGGATTGGAACGCCAGATCGGTGACGCTGGCCTGGGTATCGCGGAGTCGTTTCGCGGCGCGTTCTAGGCGGAGTCGTCGGGTGTACCCCGCGATCGATTCCCCCGTGACGCCGCGGAAGATGCGATGAAAATGGAACGGTGAAACATGCGCGAGTTTGGCCAACTCCATCGGCTCAAGCGCATCATCCAAATGGGATTCGATCCATCCGGTGACGGTGGAGACTTTTTGTTGGTAGATGATCGAGATCGATTGGGCAACTGCCATGGGAACGACTCCCGTCGCTCGAATCGAGATTCCGAGTGACCCACTGCTCCGAGCAATGGTCGAGAAGACGCAACGGACTCGATTCGCAACTGGGCTTACTTTACCCCGGCGAATTCGACCTCGCTTGATTTTGCGTGCGGTCTTCCGAGGATAATTCGTTACGAGACAATAACGATTGTACAAACTGGATGAGCGCCTGCGGCGAATACGGTTTCTGCAGAAACGGCACCTGGTCTTGCTCGATTCCGTGTCGCAAAACGGTGTCCTGCGTGTACCCGGAGAGAAAACCGATTCGGAGGTCCGGAAAGCATTCCTGCAAGCGCAACGCCACTTCTCGGCCGCCCATTTCGGGCATAATCACATCGCAAAGGACGGCCGCGGGGCGTTCGCCGTTCGACCGGCAGAGCGCCAATGCCTCTTTCCCCGAGGCAGCGGTGACAACTCGGTAGCCATGCCGCTGCAGGATGTTGCTTCCCAGAATTCGTACCGGCTCATCATCTTCGACCAAGAGAATCAGCGCGGTGGATGGCCGCTCCACTTTCGAGAGCACCATCGGCAACATCGGCATGTCTGCATCGAGCACCACCGGCCAGTAAATCGAGAATGTCGTCCCCTGCCCAACTTTCGACTCGACGAGAATCTCACCGTTGGCCTGACGCACAAAGCCGTAGACCATGGCCAGCCCCAAGCCGGTCCCCTTGCCTGGTGCTTTCGTCGTGAAAAAGGGCTCGAAAATTCGAGATTGCACTTCCGGCGACATGCCAGAGCCGTTGTCCCGGACTTGGAGTTGGAAATACAATCCGGGCGATAACGCGGTCGGTCGCTGGGGAGAATCGCTCTCCCATTCGATCATCCCCGTTTCGATTGACAGAACGCCTCCTGCCTGCATTGCATCGCGGGCGTTCACCACCAAATTGAGGATCATCTGCTCGAATTGGCTGACATCGCCTCGAATGCGTGCAATCGAAGTTCCCAGTGGAGTGCGGAGTTGGATCTGCTCCCCGACCAGACGCCGCAACATGGTCAGCATGTCGGCGATCACGGAATTGGGATCAAACACCACCACCTTGACCATCTGCTGGCGACTGAAGGCGAGCAACTTTTGGGTCAACGCCGCGCCACGCATCCCGGATTGCTGGATTTCCCGGGCCAACGCAAACGCGGGATGATTCGGTTCGAGCATATCCAGCAGCAATTCCGCACAGCCATTCACCACCGTCAGCAAATTGTTGAAATCGTGCGCGACACCGCCCGCCAATTGCCCAATGGCTTCCAATTTTTGCGACTGGCGGACCTGCGATTCCAAGCGCTGTCGTTGCGATATATCGCGACTACAGACCAACACCGTCGCCACCCCGGACTGATCCCGATACAGGGTATGCACGCTTTCCACGGAGACATCATCACCATTGGCACGCCGAAACCGGAGTTCCAGCCGCACCGTCTTCCCGCCAAGTGCCTGTCCAACCGCCGCCAGCAGCGCGGCGTGATCGTCCGAATGAACCCACTCCAGCATCGATCGTCCCAGCAATTCTGCGGGACGAAACCCCAACAGCCGCTCACAAGATGGACTAATGTAGAGGACTTCACCCGTTTCATCGACCCGATACACCATATCTTCGATGGTATCCGCAAGGAGTCGATAGCGTTCGTGGGCCTGTTGAAGTGCCAGTTCGGCTTCTTTCCGCTGGGTGGTATCTTGAATCACCCCCGTGAGTCGCACCAACGTGCCATCCGCATTCGCGTGATACCGCCCACTGCTCACACACCAACGAATGCGACCATCGGGGAGAAGAATGCGATACTCGATCTGTAACCGCCGCCGTTCGATCCGTGAAGATTCCATTTCCTTGAAGACCCGCGGCTGATCCTCGGGATGGACCCGTGAGAACCAGTGCTCAAACGATAACGACGATGACATTTCCAAGGGATAATCGAACAACTCGAAATGTGCGCGGGACCAAAATACCGTGTTGGTCACGATATCCCAATCGAACATCCCCATGCGACCCGAGTCGAGCGCGAGTTGAAGCCGTTCCTCGCTGGCCCGGAGCGCGCGATCGGTATCATGCTGCCGCGTGACATCCTGAACCGTCCCCGCAAGGCGAATCGGCACTCCTGCTTCGGTTTCGATGTACCCTAAAATCGAAATCCATCGCTGATTCCCTCGGGCCGTTCGAAAGCGATACTCGCCACGAACCAAGGTGCCTTTGTTCAATGCCTGGGAAAAATCCTGTTGAATCTTCGCCCGGTCTTCGGCCGAAAACGCCGACAACACTCGCTCAACAGTCAACTCAATATTCGATGGGTATTCGTAGAGTTGATACATCTGCTCGGTTAATTCCAGTCGTTGGAATCGCAGATCGTAACTCCACCCCC
This DNA window, taken from Tuwongella immobilis, encodes the following:
- a CDS encoding AraC family transcriptional regulator, yielding MAVAQSISIIYQQKVSTVTGWIESHLDDALEPMELAKLAHVSPFHFHRIFRGVTGESIAGYTRRLRLERAAKRLRDTQASVTDLAFQSGYNSHEAFTRAFRDHFGVPPSAYRNESGRGFDPIDRPDGVTIERFEAIPVVKMRHIGPYEQSGTTFPQLFGWAVSQGIQPLDTVLGICWDDPEICPVERLRFDACLGSTFQPAPGAPVQSGIIPAGRYAKLLHRGPYDTLQESYLALVGGWVPTTEYELADEACIEIYFNDPAQTPPEELLTEIRVRLLDR